From Myxococcus stipitatus, one genomic window encodes:
- a CDS encoding LysR family transcriptional regulator, whose translation MDNLPFAQLQSFLAVARANSFVGAARELGISRSAVSQSVQQLEERLRVVLVQRTTRSVALTDAGRRLVDRVGPVFAQTAAALAEVSAKPGEVVGRLRLSVPHAAVSLVLEPVLPTFRERHPRVEVELVLDERFVDIVAGGYDAGVRLSESIERDMVQVRLTEPFRFVVVGTPDYLARHGRPQRPEDLLEHECITFRSPTNGSLYAWELERGRKSWRVPVRGGIVTNDGLLCSMLAKRGLGLAYSPEAWIREELRRGELEAVLEAYAPIVPGYFLYFPSRNQRSEPLRLFVETAKELLRR comes from the coding sequence ATGGACAACCTCCCGTTCGCGCAACTTCAGTCATTCCTGGCGGTCGCCCGCGCCAACAGCTTCGTCGGCGCCGCACGCGAACTCGGCATCTCACGCTCGGCCGTGAGCCAGTCGGTGCAGCAGCTAGAGGAGCGCTTGCGGGTGGTCCTCGTTCAGCGCACGACCCGGAGCGTCGCTTTGACGGACGCCGGGCGCCGCCTCGTCGACCGTGTGGGTCCCGTTTTCGCCCAGACCGCCGCCGCGCTCGCGGAGGTCTCCGCCAAGCCCGGTGAGGTCGTCGGGCGACTCCGGCTCTCCGTGCCGCACGCGGCGGTGTCGCTCGTCCTCGAGCCGGTGCTGCCGACGTTCCGCGAGAGACACCCGCGTGTCGAGGTCGAGCTCGTCCTCGACGAGCGCTTCGTGGACATCGTCGCGGGCGGCTACGACGCCGGCGTTCGCCTCAGCGAGAGCATCGAGCGTGACATGGTGCAGGTGCGACTCACGGAGCCGTTCCGCTTCGTCGTGGTCGGCACACCCGACTACCTGGCCAGGCACGGCCGTCCGCAGCGCCCCGAGGACCTGCTCGAGCACGAGTGCATCACGTTCCGGTCGCCGACGAATGGCTCGCTGTACGCGTGGGAGCTCGAGCGGGGTCGCAAGTCCTGGCGCGTTCCGGTGCGCGGCGGCATCGTGACGAACGACGGACTCCTGTGCTCGATGCTCGCGAAGCGAGGGCTCGGCCTCGCGTATTCGCCGGAAGCGTGGATTCGCGAAGAGTTGCGTCGGGGGGAGCTCGAGGCCGTGCTCGAAGCATATGCCCCCATCGTGCCGGGGTACTTTCTCTACTTCCCGAGCCGCAACCAGCGGTCGGAGCCCCTGCGCCTCTTCGTGGAGACCGCGAAGGAGCTGCTGCGGCGGTAG
- a CDS encoding DUF2255 family protein, with translation MVSSEGDDARLVLHQLLKGTVPMAEWSAEELRELANSDDLHISPFREDGATYGTPTWIWSVVVDGALYARAYHGQRSRWYQAAKRQKAGRLTAAGMTRDVTFDLIDGPVNERIDDAYREKYRGSEYLPPMLSARARGATVKLTPRETKASVPLGSRPRTPRGVW, from the coding sequence ATGGTGAGTTCGGAAGGAGACGACGCTCGGCTCGTTCTTCATCAATTGTTGAAAGGAACCGTCCCCATGGCCGAATGGTCCGCGGAAGAACTTCGCGAACTCGCCAACTCAGATGACCTGCACATCTCGCCTTTCCGCGAGGATGGTGCGACGTACGGGACGCCGACGTGGATATGGAGCGTCGTCGTCGATGGGGCGCTTTACGCCCGCGCGTACCATGGCCAGCGCTCCCGCTGGTACCAGGCGGCCAAGCGACAGAAGGCCGGGCGCCTCACCGCCGCGGGCATGACGAGGGACGTGACGTTCGACCTCATCGACGGTCCCGTCAACGAGCGCATCGACGACGCGTACCGCGAGAAGTATCGAGGCAGCGAGTACCTGCCCCCGATGCTCAGCGCTCGCGCCCGCGGCGCGACCGTCAAACTCACTCCAAGGGAGACGAAGGCATCAGTTCCACTCGGCAGCCGGCCGCGAACTCCTCGGGGCGTATGGTGA
- a CDS encoding cupin domain-containing carboxymuconolactone decarboxylase family protein: MIRVTRSGSQSPTRGPAEHFTGIVHIDSPFQADAPARVSGATVMFEPGARTAWHRHPLGQTLLVSSGVGRVQQEGGPIEEVRSGDIVWIPPGAKHWHGASPDSSMSHIAINESRHGSVVEWLEHVTDEEYGAMPATLGGSTAATSLRILQPNVAGRRTSPAGVESVAPALERDTQERLYGEVWRRPGLARRERSLVTVAAMIARGESDALAYELDQAMDNGVTASELSETITHLAYYTGWGNAMSAVRPARESFARRGIDPAQLPSAAASLLPIDEAAEARRKAGVEANFGQVAPGVLHYTTEALFRDLWLRPGLAPRDRSLVTVSALIATGQPAQLTYHLGRAMDHGLTREQASEVLTQLAFYAGWPSVFSALPVVKDVFSTRQD; encoded by the coding sequence ATGATCCGGGTAACGCGCAGTGGCTCGCAGTCGCCCACCCGAGGTCCGGCCGAGCACTTCACTGGGATTGTTCACATCGACTCGCCGTTCCAGGCGGACGCACCGGCCCGGGTATCTGGTGCGACCGTCATGTTCGAACCCGGGGCCCGTACCGCATGGCATCGGCATCCGCTCGGCCAGACGCTGCTCGTGAGCAGCGGCGTCGGGCGCGTCCAGCAGGAAGGTGGACCCATCGAGGAAGTCCGCTCCGGGGATATCGTTTGGATTCCACCGGGCGCAAAGCACTGGCACGGAGCCTCTCCTGACTCGTCGATGTCTCACATCGCGATCAATGAAAGCCGTCATGGCTCAGTCGTCGAGTGGCTGGAGCACGTGACGGACGAGGAGTATGGCGCGATGCCCGCCACGCTCGGCGGATCGACTGCCGCAACGAGCTTGCGGATTCTGCAGCCCAACGTCGCGGGGAGACGGACTTCACCGGCTGGCGTCGAGAGCGTAGCCCCCGCGCTCGAGCGCGACACGCAGGAACGCCTCTACGGTGAGGTCTGGCGCCGTCCCGGGCTCGCCCGGCGGGAGCGTAGCCTGGTGACGGTCGCCGCCATGATCGCACGCGGCGAGAGTGACGCGCTCGCCTACGAACTCGACCAGGCCATGGACAATGGAGTCACCGCCAGCGAGCTGTCAGAGACGATTACGCACCTCGCGTACTACACTGGCTGGGGCAACGCGATGAGCGCCGTGCGCCCCGCGCGAGAGAGCTTCGCGCGTCGAGGCATCGACCCAGCGCAGCTCCCGTCTGCCGCCGCGAGCTTGCTCCCCATCGACGAAGCCGCCGAGGCTCGCCGAAAGGCGGGCGTCGAAGCGAACTTCGGGCAGGTTGCTCCGGGCGTCCTGCACTACACGACCGAAGCATTGTTTCGTGATCTGTGGTTGCGGCCGGGCCTCGCGCCCCGTGATCGCAGCCTGGTGACCGTGAGCGCACTGATCGCCACGGGGCAGCCCGCCCAGCTCACCTATCATCTCGGTCGAGCGATGGACCACGGGCTCACCCGAGAGCAGGCATCGGAGGTGCTCACTCAGTTGGCGTTCTACGCGGGGTGGCCAAGCGTCTTCTCGGCGCTGCCTGTCGTGAAGGACGTGTTCAGCACGCGGCAGGACTGA
- a CDS encoding DUF4038 domain-containing protein, with product MKSWTCSSNGVGISALGVRAHLLRRVLLGAVCSVITACSAQVEAPDDTGGLGTTGQKLIGPTFTFPLKVSANKRYLVDQNNVPFLVNGFNPQSIVTGVDPADLNTIFATKASQGVNAADVWLIQNYSTPDSSTWDGIKPFTGTLAQSCEYGPCWDLSKPNDAYFARFDAVVAAANQNNIVLFATPIDGPVGFHQTLVANGTTRANQYGQYLGNRYKNNHNIVWWMGGDYFDVDVNDKARMAAVASGIKSADNVNPKLFVLQLAPTTGTSSLDGDWSVWGGLVTLSGVYNYNAAYYKQHVDYGRTLPAIMPSFLMEPKYEDEGVTGRDTRKVAWWSITSGSVGTLYGASHEWQLGAPFPNKSLINNPTHPGAIYMQHLRTFFDGPSGFNWWELVPDRGPSDPVNGSTIVTQGMCASGSSSTSCYGNNAVRTNYYATTARTPNGSAVVVYIPSSRTVRVDMTRLCGTSTARWFNPTNGAYTTIGTSYANTGTQDFTTPTWTTGHQANCDDAAPQSTNCNDWVLTINTNAPCSGAVAPTTTTLAASNVAASGASLNGSANPNGAQTTGWFRYSTTNPGSCNDTFGTRAPATGGVSLGSGGSALPFTQSVTGLAASTTYYFCAIASNSVGVTSASAVLSFTTSAEGAAPTVLTSDATSVTSTSATLNGAGNPHGLASTGWFRYSATHPGSCNDTFGTRAPTSGGINLGSGSAAVSFNQAITGLTSDTTYYFCALASSTDGTGTGQVKSFVTSSSSSITIGETNILSGTDSGLADLLIGNQVALTQTATLQTLSINVKALGSSPGNLTMAVYDSLASGAPGNLQATTTSFVPVVGWNTVNVVTPVSLPAGTYWLVVGLNSGSTIFAYSGASGTERWVSRTYGPMPATFPTTGVTQGTGHYSFNATLTP from the coding sequence ATGAAATCATGGACGTGTAGTTCCAATGGCGTTGGCATTTCCGCGCTCGGAGTTCGAGCCCACCTTCTACGGAGGGTCCTGCTCGGTGCCGTCTGCTCGGTGATCACGGCCTGTTCGGCGCAGGTCGAAGCCCCAGACGACACCGGAGGGCTCGGCACCACGGGCCAGAAGCTCATCGGTCCGACCTTCACTTTCCCGCTGAAGGTCAGTGCCAACAAGCGTTACCTGGTCGACCAGAACAATGTTCCGTTTCTCGTGAACGGGTTCAATCCACAATCCATCGTCACCGGAGTCGACCCAGCCGACCTCAATACCATCTTTGCCACCAAGGCCAGCCAGGGCGTCAACGCCGCGGATGTCTGGTTGATCCAGAACTACTCCACGCCGGACTCCTCCACCTGGGACGGCATCAAGCCCTTCACCGGGACGCTCGCTCAGAGTTGCGAGTATGGCCCCTGTTGGGATTTGAGCAAGCCGAACGACGCCTACTTTGCCCGGTTCGATGCGGTGGTGGCAGCGGCCAACCAGAACAACATCGTGCTCTTCGCGACGCCCATCGACGGTCCGGTCGGCTTCCACCAGACCCTCGTTGCGAACGGTACGACACGGGCGAACCAGTACGGCCAGTATCTCGGCAATCGCTACAAGAACAACCACAACATCGTCTGGTGGATGGGCGGCGACTATTTCGATGTCGACGTCAATGACAAGGCGCGCATGGCCGCCGTGGCGAGCGGCATCAAGAGCGCGGACAACGTCAATCCGAAGCTCTTCGTGCTCCAACTCGCCCCCACCACCGGGACCAGCTCCCTGGATGGCGATTGGTCGGTGTGGGGCGGCCTCGTCACTCTCAGTGGGGTCTACAACTACAACGCGGCCTACTACAAGCAGCACGTCGACTATGGACGGACCCTGCCGGCGATCATGCCCAGCTTCCTGATGGAGCCCAAGTACGAGGACGAAGGCGTGACCGGGCGAGACACCCGGAAGGTGGCCTGGTGGTCGATTACGTCCGGCTCCGTCGGCACGCTCTACGGGGCGTCCCATGAGTGGCAACTGGGGGCACCATTCCCCAACAAGTCCTTGATCAACAACCCCACGCACCCAGGCGCCATCTACATGCAGCACTTGCGGACCTTCTTCGATGGTCCCAGTGGGTTCAACTGGTGGGAGCTGGTCCCCGACCGTGGGCCCAGCGACCCGGTCAATGGAAGCACCATCGTGACCCAGGGCATGTGCGCCAGCGGGAGCAGCAGCACCAGCTGCTATGGCAACAACGCCGTTCGAACCAACTACTACGCGACGACCGCGCGGACCCCCAACGGGTCGGCGGTGGTCGTCTACATCCCGTCGTCCCGCACCGTCCGCGTGGACATGACCAGGCTGTGCGGTACCTCCACGGCCAGGTGGTTCAACCCCACCAACGGTGCGTACACGACCATTGGCACCAGTTACGCCAACACCGGGACGCAGGACTTCACCACCCCCACGTGGACCACGGGCCACCAGGCGAACTGCGACGACGCGGCTCCGCAGTCCACGAACTGCAACGACTGGGTGCTCACGATCAACACGAATGCCCCGTGCAGCGGTGCCGTGGCTCCGACCACGACCACCTTGGCGGCCAGCAATGTCGCAGCATCTGGCGCCTCGCTCAACGGCTCGGCCAACCCCAACGGCGCTCAGACCACGGGTTGGTTCCGCTACAGCACCACGAACCCCGGAAGCTGCAACGACACGTTCGGGACTCGCGCTCCGGCCACGGGTGGAGTGAGCCTGGGCAGCGGCGGCTCGGCGCTCCCGTTCACTCAGTCCGTGACGGGGCTCGCGGCGAGCACCACGTATTACTTCTGCGCCATCGCCAGCAATTCGGTGGGGGTGACCTCCGCGAGCGCGGTGTTGTCGTTCACCACTTCGGCTGAGGGAGCCGCCCCGACCGTCCTCACCTCGGACGCGACCAGCGTCACCTCGACGAGCGCCACGTTGAACGGGGCGGGGAATCCCCATGGCCTCGCTTCCACCGGTTGGTTCCGCTACAGCGCGACCCACCCGGGAAGCTGCAACGACACGTTCGGGACTCGCGCTCCGACCAGCGGAGGCATCAATCTTGGCAGCGGCAGCGCCGCCGTCAGCTTCAATCAGGCCATCACCGGGCTGACGTCCGACACCACGTACTATTTCTGTGCCCTGGCCAGCAGCACCGACGGTACCGGCACGGGGCAGGTGAAGTCTTTCGTGACCAGCTCGAGTTCTTCCATCACCATTGGAGAGACGAACATCCTGTCGGGCACGGACTCCGGCCTCGCCGATCTGCTGATCGGCAACCAGGTGGCGCTGACGCAAACGGCCACGCTTCAGACCTTGAGCATCAACGTCAAGGCGCTGGGGAGCTCGCCTGGCAACCTGACCATGGCCGTCTATGACAGCCTCGCCAGCGGCGCGCCAGGCAACCTCCAGGCGACGACCACGTCGTTCGTACCCGTGGTCGGGTGGAATACCGTCAACGTCGTCACGCCGGTCTCTCTCCCCGCGGGCACCTACTGGCTCGTGGTGGGGTTGAACAGCGGCAGCACGATATTCGCCTATAGCGGCGCGTCGGGTACGGAGCGCTGGGTCAGCAGGACCTACGGCCCGATGCCCGCGACCTTCCCCACCACCGGCGTTACGCAGGGCACGGGCCACTACTCGTTCAACGCGACGCTCACGCCGTAG
- a CDS encoding glucose 1-dehydrogenase translates to MNPKYDFKGQVALVTGAAMGMGLATARAFAQSGASVVLADVDVGLAAKEAAKIVEEGGVAIGVACDVTDEAQVAGAVDRAVSEYGRLDMAFNNAGIQVPPSDAAEEAAESFHRVTAVNQFGVWASMKHELRVMRAQGRGAIVNNSSLGGLVGLPRRAAYHGTKHAVLGMTKSAGVEYAPRGIRINAICPGTIDTPMVQDMLKGQADAMKEILKEQSIGRLGRSDEVAAAVLWLCSPGASFVVGVGLPVDGGFTAH, encoded by the coding sequence ATGAATCCGAAGTATGATTTCAAGGGTCAGGTGGCACTGGTAACCGGCGCCGCGATGGGAATGGGACTCGCCACGGCGCGAGCCTTCGCGCAGAGCGGGGCGTCCGTGGTGCTGGCCGATGTCGACGTGGGGCTTGCCGCGAAGGAAGCCGCGAAGATTGTCGAAGAAGGTGGTGTCGCTATCGGTGTGGCCTGCGACGTCACGGACGAGGCGCAAGTCGCCGGCGCGGTTGATCGGGCAGTCAGCGAATATGGTCGGCTCGACATGGCGTTCAACAACGCCGGCATCCAGGTTCCCCCGAGTGATGCCGCGGAGGAAGCGGCGGAGAGCTTTCACCGTGTCACGGCGGTCAACCAGTTCGGCGTCTGGGCGAGCATGAAGCACGAGCTACGTGTCATGCGCGCGCAGGGGAGGGGCGCGATCGTGAACAACTCGTCGCTGGGCGGTCTCGTCGGCCTCCCGCGGCGCGCGGCATACCACGGCACCAAGCACGCCGTGCTCGGCATGACCAAGAGCGCGGGTGTCGAGTACGCGCCGCGCGGCATCCGTATCAATGCGATCTGCCCCGGTACCATCGACACGCCGATGGTGCAGGACATGCTGAAGGGCCAGGCTGACGCGATGAAGGAGATCCTGAAGGAGCAGTCGATTGGACGGCTCGGTCGGTCTGACGAGGTCGCGGCAGCCGTGTTGTGGCTGTGTAGCCCGGGCGCGAGCTTCGTGGTCGGCGTCGGTCTGCCGGTCGATGGCGGATTCACGGCACATTGA